The sequence AATTATTTTACGGACTCCCATGACACTTGTAACTGTTGCTGCTTGGCTGAGTATGTGCTTCATGTTTTTACTGAATGCGAGTGATTGCAGCCCCTGTTCGATTATTTGAAGGGACTTGCCCTCAAATTTTAACGTTTCGGGTTTGGTGACAAAAGCAACTTAGCGTCAGCTTTATAGATCAACCAAAAGAGCCAGAAAGGGTTATTTAGAAACGACACACAACTAATAAACTGGCTAAAAAGGCAAATTAATTCCCAATTAGGACCGCCAGGTCGGAATTGTGGAAAAGAGGCGACCTCGGCCAGTTTCAATGAGGATGACGCTCATGAAATCTCTATGAAGGCATTGAAGTAGCTGGAGCTGGTGGTATTgccaagtggggggaggaggaggaggaaagcaaAGCAAGAAGCCAAGGGGAGGGGGGAATAGTGAACGAGAGCTTCATCTCCTCTCTTCTGGTCCGGCTGCGGGAATTtgactctcctcctcttctggcACCGATCTCAGTCTGATGGCCGAGAGCCCCGAGTGAGCAGCTCCGAGTCCCCGCTCCGACCCAGGGAGAGAGTCTGAGACCCAGGCCGGACTGTAACCCCCTTTTTCTCTCGGATCCCAGCAGCCGTCCTTTCACAGTACCCCCGCCCGCCCCGCTTGGGGCAGGGTATAGGAAAGGGAGCCATGTGCCAGGGCTCCAGCTCCCCGTGCGCCCCGGGGCCGGGCTGGGCAGCCTTAAGACTGGGTATCGAGCAGTGCCCGACCCTCTGAGCCCGCTCGGCTGGGCTACAgccggggggaaagggggagggggtctctttccccccccccccaccccccaacccccaaccccttccctctctctttctgcccctttCCCCCAACCATGGACTACATCTTCCGTAAGAGGAAACTCCTCAAGACGCTGCTGAGCCTCTCGCTGCTCTTTGCCGCTCTGGCCCTGCTCCAGAAGCTCAAACTGGGGGACGGGGTGAGCCCAGCCCTGGGGCCCCGGGGGCAGGCGGCCGGCGGAAGAGGCGGGAGGCAGCTGGAGGCGGCGGGCTGGCTGGAAGCCGAGAGCAGCTTCTATCGGAGCGCGGCTAACGGTAATGGCAGCGTCGGAGCTCCGGCCTCGGAGGAGACGGCGGCGGCGGCGGGCCCGGGGGGAGCCGGAGGCTCGGCTAACCTCAGCAGCCCGGCCCCGGCCTGGGAGGTGACGGTGACCAAGTGCAGCCCGAACGGCTCGGTGCGGAGCCTGGCCTGGTTCTCGGGGCTGGACAGCCGCTTCCAGCAGTACGTCCTGTACCGGCACTGCCGCTACTTCCCGCTGCTGCTCAACCACCCGGAAAAATGCTCGGGGCCCGGCCCGCCTCACCTGCTCATCGTCGTCAAGTCGGTCGTCGAGCAGCACGACCGGCGGGCGGCCGTCAGGAAAACCTGGGGCCGCGAGCGCATCCTGGGCGGCCGCAGCATCAGGACCGTTTTCCTGCTGGGCACGCCGGCCGCCGGCAAGGACCGGAGGAACCTGCAGAAGCTTCTGGAATTCGAGGACCGACTCTTCGGCGACATCCTGCAGTGGGACTTCATGGACACTTTCTTCAACCTGACCCTCAAGGAGGTGAATTTCCTCAAGTGGTTCGACATTTACTGCCGCCGGACCCAGTTCATCTTCAAGGGCGACGACGACGTCTTCGTCAACACGGAGAACCTTCTGGAATTCCTCTCCTCGCAGAGCGAGGGGCCGCGGCGCGATAGCCTCTTCGTGGGCGACATCATCTCGCGGGCGCTGCCCATCCGCAACCACCAGAGCAAGTACTTCATCCCCAAGCAGCTGCACGACCAGCCGTACCCGCCCTACGCCGGCGGCGGCGGCTTCCTCATGGCCTCGGCCCTGGCCCGCCGGCTGCTGGCCGCCTCCGAGGACATCCAGCTCTACCCCATCGACGACGTCTACCTGGGCATGTGCCTGCAGAAGGTGGGTGTCGAGCCGCAGTTGCACTATGCCTTCAGGACGTTTGGTATAGTAAAGCGCCGGGTCAGCCCCATGAACAGCGACCCTTGCTTCTACAAAAACCTGGTGGTCATCCACAAGCTCAGCCCCGAGGGGCTGCTCCAGATGTGGGACACTGTCCACAACACTACTCTCATTTGTGCCAAGAAATTTTTCGTCAATTTAAACGAGTAATCCTCCCCCAACCGCCACCTTTGCGGAGTGACTGAATGGACACCTGTACAATAGAAAAGTCTAGGTACTTCTGCTGGAGTGAATCTTTGAGCCGGTGAAATATGCTTGATGCAATGAAGAGAAACCTTTCATTAAGAATGACACCGATGTTTTGCTTAACTGAGTTAAGGTACTTCATAGAATAGACTTTTAAAACTGCTGTATGCTCAAACTACAGTGTTTAATCTCTATGTATAAAGTTGCACTCCCCTCGGTATCTGTCTCCAGATGCTTCAACTAAAGACTCTAATTTTCTTTTTTCACTGGTTTTGATTATAGGGAATAAGTTTTGGGGGATTCGAGTGCATTTTAAAGAGTTGGGATAGTAACTATTTTTTCTTTTCTGCCTGTCATGAAGCCTAGTCTTGCTAGATATAAGGATGAGGTTTATCCCTTGGTAAAATGCCCAAGTAGATTATTCCTGTTATCATGGTGGACGGCCTAGTAGGTTGGGGTATGGCTAACCCCAACCCTGTCACATCCTGCAGTCTGAACAAAAGGGCAAGCCTGCCCAGGGACTGTGAGCTGATTTGCACTGCTCCCACCCCCTCCATATTGCATTGCAGAAAGGACCAGCTAACTTTACAGACAAGAAATAGAAGGTGCCACCTTTTTGTTCCATCTAATTCAGCTACACCAGGAACATCAAGTGAACCCAGTAATTCTTTAGAAAAAAAGTCTGAAATGTGGCATGCAAACTAAGTATACGCTAAAATGCAGTACAGCAGAAGGGAAATGGAAAATTTAATTCCCTTCCCCACCAGCCCCAGTGGGAAAAAAAATACAAACTGACATGAGGAAAGAACAAGCAAAATAAGACCAAATTTGAATAAGCCTATTCTGTGAACTGTTTTGGGGTGACTGCAACAAACTTGGAAAGCCATTATTAGTAAAGTGTTAGTACagattttccccctcctcccactaAACCAAATGAGTGATCTGTGGCTTTTGAGCCGATCTTCAGAAGTTAAACAGCAGTTCAGAAATGCTTTGAGACCCTGCCCCTCCACAGGAAGTGTGGTGCAATGGGACCTCTGGCTGCCACCCTGCTCCAGACCCCATTTATATTCCTGTTCCAGGTTGAAGTTGTTGCAAGGATGGCTGATGCTGGTGTCATTGGGAAATGCAGAGCAGCACCTTGATGCTTAATTTCAAAAGTGGCTGCTTTCAGCCAAAGGAACTTGGTGCAGCAATACATTGTATTTAGGAACCTGGCATTTGGTGCTGGTATGGGCCCCATTTCCAGTAGGATTTCTTGGCATTGAGAGTACAGGTTTCCAAGATTTTCTGATGGGTGATAGGACTGGCCAGGTGATTTTTGAAAGAAGTGATGCTCTTAATCTTGGCAGAGTGCAGTGGCGGTACTGGGCTCAGCCTTGATTGTGCTGGTGATGTGCAATCCCAAACAGTCCAGGAATTTCAGGCCTACAAATATCTATGTAGATTTTGGTCATGTGTTTACAGTATGACGGAGTAATAGGAAAAGTTAGGTGAGAAAATGAAGTAATTTCCTCTGTGTACTTTTAATCAGCTAAGACAACCCCAGTTTCTGAACTGTCAGAAAATCAAGCTCCTGTTTTGATGTTTGAGCTTTGGAATCCAGCCTTTAATCTCTTAATTCTAAGTAGTAATAATCATTGTGCAAAATACCCTTCCAGATATTAATATATTCAATTAAAAGTTAAGATGTGAAGTAATTGAGAGGTTAACATTGTATAAAATGTCCCTCTTGTCTGATTTAGTCAGGGCCACCAATTTCTGCCTAACTTGCTTCAGATGCTGCTCAATGGTCCTGATGAAGGGGCCATGGAATTGCTGAGGTGCATGGTATTGAATATTCTTGCTGCCTCCCTCCCACTTGTCACTGTCTCTCGTCTCCACCCCAAAATGAAAACTGCCTTTTATGAAGCACTCTATGTTGAGACAAGTGTGCTGGAATATCAGTAATGGGATTTAACCCCATGATGTCTAGCCTAACATTGAAGCACTGCCTGAATGACTAGTCCTTTCAAAAGGGCAACTTacattgtggggagggggggttggaaaGAATATGCAACAGTGGCTGGTGTGTCCTCTACAGAAAAGTGTCCCCTACCTATACGtgtaaaaaattttttaaagagTCTTAATATTTAAAATCAATTGTGTCTTATGAAATCCAGACTGTTTtgtcaaaaaaataaaaataatttgtaTGGAATTTTTTGTTTGGTAAAAGTTAACTTTGATACTAGAAATGGTTTGACAATGTTGCCAAAATTATCAAATTGAACATGTACATTGAAACATAACTAATAAAAAATCtaaaagtgattttttttccttACATTCTGTAAGCTGTATTTCCATGTGCGTGGAAGGTTAATAACTTTAAAAGCTTTTTTTGTGTATTGATGTTGTGAAGTGATTAAATAGCAGAAAGCAGTAGTCCATATAATGTTCTAAATATGACTAATAACTATATAGACATTTTATATTGTTGTGGACAATTTATTCAGATCAATTTGTACAATTATTTGTTCTCTGGACTGAACCTCATCTCTTGGTATCTATGTGGTAGTTTGTGTGGCAGATGTCTAATGTTCCTCCAGTTATTTTTTTTTATGAAATATGAAAATTGGAGCAGGGAGTACTTGATTGCCACCTGGTACATTTAAAACCCCTAAACTTCCTGGTTCAGTCTCTGGTCAGAGGAGTTGAGGTGGGCTAGATGGGGGTGGAAAACAATCGGCTTGGGTCTTTACTGCGGATTGTTGTTCAGTGATCCTCCTGCTGTGGGAGGTGCGTGTGGAACAGAACAAAAAGAGATGTGTTCTCCTAATTCACTTGCTGGGGCATTGCAAAGGCTTTGACAGGCTGGCTGCTGGCCCACCCTTTCCGCTGTGGATAGTGCCTGGCAGAGAGACCTCAGACGACTTAGAAAAATAAAGTCCTTACAAATAAATGCAGGCCAAGCTAATCTTGGCCTGTCTGCTGCCCTGACTGCGGTATCTTCAAACTCCTAGAATGTTACATTTCGAGACCTGTCTGGTTCTGGTATTGGCACCACTCTGGCTGTTAGACCGTTCAAGatggcctggcctggcctggaTCTGTAATCCAGTATATAAACCAAGCTTTAGTTCAAAATAGAAATTTAGTTGTAGTTAATGATGGAAGCCAAAATGTTGAATCCTTTATTAAAATCTGTTTAATTCACATTCTTTCACAATCGCCAGAGGCACAAGCAAAGATTAAAGTCTGAAATTCCtattaaagaaagacttgcattaccATTCATGACCAAGAGATCCCAagatgcttttgaagtgtaatcacttgcagcgcaggaaatgcagcaggcaaTTGCACACATCACAAACAGAAGGTGATTATCTAATCATTATCGGTTTTGGTCATGtcagttgaaggataaatattggtatTACACTGAGGAGAACTCCCTCTGTTCTTCAAGATGGTGCTGTAGTATCTTTTATGcctatctgagagggcagacagaaccTGGATTTAATATCACATCTGAAAGAGGCCAAatcctgacaatgcagcaccttCTCAATAATGCATGGGAATGCtgtagcctagatttttgtgggtGCTAGTGGGACTTAAATCTCCAACTTCCTCACTTGAGTTGTGAACACAATCTGTTGAAGCCACAGCTGATGTTGTTCCATTACTTTACAAACTGCCCTGATGGTAGACCGTGCTTTTCTGATCTTTAAAACTCCCCTGCCCCTTTAAAGCATTGACTTAAAAAATATAATGACCAACTGCCAAGTTGATGAGTGCATGGAGTGGTGCAAATACCCATTAGTATAATCTTGGCCACAATTTCCAAAGTCTAACACATTGGATGAGTGTGATTGATAATTCCTGCAATTTATCTTTTAGTATAGAATCGCAGTACCATCAGCTGCCTGGTTTTGACTGAGTGTTGTCATGCATATACAGGCCCTTGGCTGCAATCGTCAATGCTGAGCAGCTGCTTCCAGCTTAAACAAATTCAAACTGAATAAAACATCACCCACAAAGCTCAGGACATTCTGAGATCAACAGCCTTCAAAGCTGTAAGGATAGTTTTGTATAGCTTGATAACGGAGTCCTTGAGGGATTAAGCCAGGGTCCCTAGAAAATCAGTTGTTTATCTTGTCAGAAAAAACTGTATTACAGTGCAGTAGAGCAGAAGATACTGTATCTCCAAGGAAACTATATTTGCAATTCAATCTCAAAATTGTTTTCACATCTTATTTGTTTTAAAGTACTTTAGTTCTCTTCTACCACCGTTTtgtgtccccaccccccccattctcAAACCCGAGAAGACTAAGCCATTAATCTGTGTATGTTTTAAGTTTGGGCTTGCTTGGCAAGGAAACTGCACTTTCTGGCTCTAAATGCTATGAAATACAGTGCTTTTTCCACACTGTGGTCCAAGAGTGCCTCCTGTCCAAGTCCCACATGACAAAATATTGGCTACTTCCTTATGGTCTGACTAGTTAATGCGCTTAATTATCTTTTAGTACCTGCTTTCAAAAAAATGAATGAATTTGGGATAGGACCAAAATGTGTGAATAAGCTTCTTTCTCAGTGCTGAGCCTTGCAATTACACTAAAGGATGTGGATTTGTGTCCAGGGAGACCCTGTGAGAGCGTTTCTATGAAAGGGTTTTTTTACAGTTCTTTAACAAAGAGACTTTCACCTGGGCAGgccatggggagggtggggtggtcagGGTGGGGGGAGTTATGTTAGGCACACTCAAACGTAATCCTGATGGCTATTGTGGATTATTATAAATTATATTTAACAATATAAATTACaacattttatttttcattgtgCCCTCTTTTCAAAAAGATTTCAACCTGTTTTAGCAATCAAATCTCTAAAAGTTTCTGAGAGTTTATAAGTTGTGCTCAACTCAATACCACAGgcctcaaaaaaaaaacactggaaaCCAAGCTGAACAATGCTCTTGGGACTGGGGTCTGTTAACACAAGTCTGCTTGCATGCCAGAAATCCTTTTAATTTAGTCATTGCTCGTCTTCACTTGGGAAAAGGATGATGCTTGTTCCTCCTCTGCCCTAATCTCGAGAGCCTTTCTGCTAATCTCAAGAGACCTTCCCTCTCTTTGGAGGGATGAGGGAAATGTTTTCAGCTAATGTGAAGCACaagcagttgtttttttttttgaagaataaTGGATGAAATTGTGGAATCGTATCCCACAAACACCAGTTTTAAAACACCACAATAGTGAATTTGATTTGTTTGCCCGCTCTGAATCAGTGGCCCTGCATTCAACATGACCTGCTCCAAGGGTCACAGTTACAAATGCCAAGTCAAGGCAATGTCATGTGGGCAATGGTATGATATTGCTGGAACCTGGGAGATGCAATTCCTAGTACTTACTGAGGTGATGCAATTCCTAATATTTACTGAGGCCTGTTTCAGCCTAAAGGTATTGGTGCTTTGCCCATTGCTATATTGAAATTTACTGAGTAAATATTAATGTGATTAAATTTGATACCAATATAGTAGGTGGCATTAATTCCTTAAAAAATCAAAGGAATATTGATGAGGATTAACAAAaaaggcagatggaattcaatgtctGTGTGAGGTGACACATTTTGGTTTTAACTTTAAAAATAACAGCAGTGATTTATACTCTGGGTGTAGCCTAGTGTTGTGTAAGAGCAGAGGCATTTGGGGATACAGTTTCTCTGGACATTAAATGCACCATCTTGGATTATCAAGGCTATGAAGAAATGTATATCTAAATGGAATTCCGGGTTTAATTGTGTGATATAGAATATTAAGGCGAAGAAGTAGCAATAAAACTATGTAAAACTGCACAGTACTGAGTACAATCTTGAGCTTAAAGCtgcaggaaggtcattgaggcTTTGGGAAAGGCACCATGCAGATTCACTAGGTTTGCAGTCTGGTGTAAGGAAATATGAAGATGAAGAAAGGCTTGAAAAACTTACTTATGTGAATTACTGAAATTATGGGTCAATACAAGAGTTTTAAAATGATGGGACGAGGTAGATGGAAGCAGACTTGTCAGCAATTGGGTCTGAAATGACTGGCTATAGGTACAAGGATAAAAGAGAGACTTTGAATAGAGAGCAGGAGAAATTTCTTagttgtgaggctgtggaattcacttccaagATTCATGGTTGAGGCAAAATCTATGTCAATGTTGAAGATTGGATTGGATAAGTGGATAGAGGAAAGTGGTTTGAAGATGACAGGATGGGTAAGTATCGTTACATTTTGCTCATTGGATGGTAAACACACATTGATTAGTTGGCAAATGTTCTATTTCCATCTAATTTAAAATACATGTTTAAGCTGCAAATGATTATATATTTCCCCCAAAATCTCTCATTTCTAATTATTTATGTTAGAATTAGTTTATCATACATTATGGCTCTGCAGTATTTACTTAAGGTATGAGAGCTTTGTGTtttttcaccaccaccccccagcctCATTTCTGAGCTTCCTATTTCTCAGTTATCTTCAATGATTTTCCCTTCCTCCTCATGGCGTACATGTGGTTTTTGCTGAAGCATAGTGCACTTTTGTTTGGGGAGACTTCTTCTATTGCATTTCTAGTGATCTTTACCTGAGCATGttaaggacaggagagagagagaggggggaaaactGCACTGATTTCTTCTCGCCACCTGTGCACAAGCAGAATGTgtattgaattatttttaaagtgtgcAGTGACATGGTTTCCCAATCCCTCAGTTTGCGTGATTCAATTTACTAATAATCAGCAGCACACTCATGATATGTTAACTCAGGTTAGTTTATTTCGCATTCAAAGAATCCGGGGGAGGCGTGTCCGCAACTTCCCACTCCAATTCACGTGCAGTGCCGGGGTAGGGATAGAAAAAAGGAGTTTTACAgtacaagaaccacagaaataaatattagttcatgtgatttccagagtTTGACTTCCAGAGAGTGTTTTCTTCGAGGTGGGATTCAGTTCCgatgagtttctggttggagTTAACGATACAAATGTCCTTGAAACAAACAGTGCTGCAGCACAATGGGATTTCTGTGCTTGGGCCACTTGGCAGGTGTTGAccagagacttttaaaatcaagcaGGTTTCATGCGGTTGAGATGTTAATTGGCTGTTCAGCCAGGCTGCTGGAGTCCTTTCCAGTTGATGTTAAAACAATAGTCTGAGGATTTTTCAGTTCTCCAAAGGCataaagagatttcaaaatggttactCAAGTCATGTGACCTTTCTCCACAATAACTCTGAAAGGCAATGTTTATCCGCTGTCTGGTACTGGATTTAATCTCAGGACTAATAATGTCCCAGTCGTTAGTTGTTGAAAGAGTTACCACCCATATTGAGGGTCTGGAAGCCATTGACTAGGCTGACGCGTTGACTCCAATAGAAAAGTGAGCTAATCAGATGCAAATGATGTGCTGTTGGTTCCCTTTTGAAATGGGTCTGGACAACCCCAGGTGTGATATGGGTCTGTTAGCAGCTTTGCAAACCTAACTAGTTTGAATGTGTGAGTCTTGTAGTTTTTGTGATTACAAGGGGTCTGTACAATGAGGGGTGAGATACCACTAGCTGAGAAAAGAATTCTTTTATTCTTGTAACTCTTGGGGGTAGCCCCTGGCAAAGGGCCAGTCCTGTGGTCGTGTGAATTGTAGCAGCCATCATTTTTTTTGGTTCAGGAGAAAgccctttctttaaaaaaaagcaataagAAGTAAACTCTGAATTTCTTTTTATGTCCCAGGGATCCCACAATGTATTTTTTCATTATGGTCCTGCTCCTGGCCAAGTGACTATTGCCTCTGTGTCTTAAGGTTTGGATCAAATTTCCTCACAATGCCCTCCAATAGGACAAAATATTCCGAACATTTAGCTTAGTTTTGCACCTCTGTAAATTTATGTTCACTCTCATTGCAGTTTCAAGAAGCAGGATGAAAAATTTACAACCCCAATGATGCCTCATAGAGAAATGCTACAGGTACTATAACTCTCTTATCCCATCCCACTTTGTCATGTGGTATGGTTGTGATGTACTCTAGATATTGTCATTAGGAATACAAATTTACAGTGGGCATTATGACATTTTTAACTTGTTTACATTTTTTGGTTAAGGAGTCTTCTGGCCAATAGTTGTCCCACAATCAACAATACTAAAACAAATACTAAAATATTACCTG is a genomic window of Carcharodon carcharias isolate sCarCar2 chromosome 15, sCarCar2.pri, whole genome shotgun sequence containing:
- the b3gnt7l gene encoding UDP-GlcNAc:betaGal beta-1,3-N-acetylglucosaminyltransferase 7, like, whose amino-acid sequence is MDYIFRKRKLLKTLLSLSLLFAALALLQKLKLGDGVSPALGPRGQAAGGRGGRQLEAAGWLEAESSFYRSAANGNGSVGAPASEETAAAAGPGGAGGSANLSSPAPAWEVTVTKCSPNGSVRSLAWFSGLDSRFQQYVLYRHCRYFPLLLNHPEKCSGPGPPHLLIVVKSVVEQHDRRAAVRKTWGRERILGGRSIRTVFLLGTPAAGKDRRNLQKLLEFEDRLFGDILQWDFMDTFFNLTLKEVNFLKWFDIYCRRTQFIFKGDDDVFVNTENLLEFLSSQSEGPRRDSLFVGDIISRALPIRNHQSKYFIPKQLHDQPYPPYAGGGGFLMASALARRLLAASEDIQLYPIDDVYLGMCLQKVGVEPQLHYAFRTFGIVKRRVSPMNSDPCFYKNLVVIHKLSPEGLLQMWDTVHNTTLICAKKFFVNLNE